The Populus alba chromosome 6, ASM523922v2, whole genome shotgun sequence genomic interval TTGCTCATCTCCAGTAATTCTTTTTGATTACCTCCGCTATGAATTTTAGATGACGTTTGTTGCTTGACAGAACAGGAAGGGATTTGTGCTCATGAGAATCATAAACTGAAAGCCTTATATTccatttctcattttaattcttaatgatGATTCTTATATACAGAGTAGTTAAAAAGTATCTTAACGTTTTAGCTTGTGCAGAGAGCAAAGTGTTTTATTCTTTCCTGAGAATAACCTTTGATTTCATGATAAAAAGCAAAGCGCAGTGACCAATTACCATTCAAGTTGGTAGCGCAACAATAATTAGCTTGTGCAGAGAGCGAGCGGTTTGTGGCACGAGGGACTAGATACACAAAATCCCACCTCAAGTACTGCTCTTTGCATTCAGATACATTTTGGCTGTAAATTAAGGTATGCGTTGCATGCGTCTCCCTTTCGTTTCTTCATTTCTCTCCAAGTCTCTGAGCTTAAATTTGAAAGTTGTTTTCTTCCTTGTGCAGTATTATATTTGAAAGTCCATTGATGGTAGAAATTAATTGGTCTTGCATGTGCTAGGGaatgtaatataaaattattcttaagcATCATCCAcctaatttatgaaataattccTTGTAATGTCTCATGAACTGTTTTACATATAGTACTTTAAACTAAAGCATGATTTGGATTATGCAGAACAATTCTTAGTCCTTTCTCTCTCAATATATTATGCAGAACAATTCTTAGACATTTCTCACTCAAATGAATTCTTAGTCCTTTCTCtctcaatataatatatatttcgaTTATGCACGTGATTATTAGCTggtattttgtttaattgattagTATATATATCTTTAAGTAAACTTCATGTCTGGCTTATAATGAAGGGGAGCAAACATGGATGTGTATAGTTTACCTGGACGTGTTGTCGCATTGTGGAACGACTGGCAGCTTCGCTCAATGATTTTGCTAAGTCTCTGGCTGCAAATTTTCCTCACCATCACAGGCAGTCGACGAAAGTATACAGCTGGAATCTGGCTTGGGACGATGGTTTGGCTAGCATATACGTCAGCTGACCCGTTGGCAACTCTTTCATTAGGTACAATTACTCGTAATCAAGGGGGATCGAATTGTACCACTACAAATGAAAGCATCACCCCGGCATTTTGGTCATCGATGCTCCTTGTCCACCTTGGTGGCCCTTACACCTTTACTGCCTATGCAGTAGAGGACAACGAACTGTGGTCGAGGCACGTGCTTCAGCTATTAACGCAACTTTCGATGTCCTTTTATGCATCATTGAGGTCATGGTGGAGCAAGGATCCTCTCAGATATTTAGCCATTCCTATCTTTATTGCCGGAATCATGAAATATGGGGAGAGGGTTTTGGTTCTTTGGTTAGCAAGCTCCAACAAGTTTAGAGAGTCCGCAAACGAAGAAAGGAAGCTTCTACGAGAGCAATTAGATAACAAAATTCCACGCGATGACTTCGATAACATGGATGCAACAAGGTGCGATAGAGTTTTGGAATTTGATCGCATAAGACCAGAGGCAAAACATCTCCATGAAGCTCATTTCTTATTCCGAACTTTGAAGTTACTATATGGAGATTACCTTGTTACATATCCAACTCATATGAGCAGCTATAATATCTTGAAGAGGAAGTCTGCTGCCAAAGCATTCGAGTTGATAGGAGTGGAGTTGGGTTTCATGTTTGATGTCCTTTTCACCAAGGCGATGACTGGGGTTGGCTGGCGGCCTCGCCTCTTTCTCCGCTCCATCAACTTTCTACTCTCTGCCTCTGCACTACTTGCATTCTGGATAATGGCCAGAAACTCCAAAGCCTATTCCGAAATTGATATCACTATATCATACTTGTTGCTAGGAGGAGCTATTGTTCTTGATATTTACTCAGTCATTTGGATGCTTCTCTCTGATTGGACTATGCTTTGGCTTAGCAAGAAAAGGGAGCCATTGGCGAAGTCTATTTGTCAATTTATCTATTCTTCTCGGTGGCTGTCGTctcttattcataaaaaaaggtGGAAAGAATCTATGAACCAACATGCCATACATAAGCATAATGAGCAAAGTGGACCAATGGGAAATCTTATCAGCAAGGGTCACAACTTTCGGAGATGGAAAGAGGATGTAGATGGTTATTTAAAGGAATTGATCTTCGAACGTCTCTTAGATATGCGTTCAAGATACAGTCGCCCAGATGGTCAAAGGATGATTTTGGCAGAGAGAGGTGATCATGCACTCGGAAATTATAACAGATGCTCCGAAAAATTTGGTTGGTCTGTGGTTGATATAGACTTTCATGAAAGCTTCCTATTATGGCACATTGCCACTTGGTTTTGTCACGTAGGCCATACTGAATCTCCTCTTGTTAAAGTAAGCAGATCTTTAGCTAGTTACATGTTGTATCTTCGGAGTGATATGCCGTTTATGCTACCTAAAGAGATGGGTGAAGCAAAGTACATGTCAACCAGCGTCGAAGCCACTTTTCAAGTTGAAGAGGGACAAACGGAAGGGTCAGTGCTATCTGATGGTCGCAGCCTCGCCAGTGCATTGGACTTGCTGGAGACAGAGGATGGGTGGTCAGATGAAACAAAATGGGAAATGATATCTCAAGTGTGGGTGGAGATGCTAACTTTTGCTGCGATTCATTGTGGATGGAAAGAGCATGCAAAAGCACTTAGTCAAGGAGGAGAGCTGCTTACTTTTGTGGCCGTTCTTATGTCTCATCTTGGCATAAATGAGCAGTGTATCTACAAGTAAATAATTACTTGGTACCTTGCATATGTTAttattccttcttctttttttcatttgtttattttgataataagaTTTTTACATGTTTGTGATTGATACGTTATTATATGTACAAAGGGTTTGAACTCTCGGTTTCTTAAATTATcatgtttatatattatttatatgacaACACG includes:
- the LOC118058466 gene encoding uncharacterized protein; translation: MDVYSLPGRVVALWNDWQLRSMILLSLWLQIFLTITGSRRKYTAGIWLGTMVWLAYTSADPLATLSLGTITRNQGGSNCTTTNESITPAFWSSMLLVHLGGPYTFTAYAVEDNELWSRHVLQLLTQLSMSFYASLRSWWSKDPLRYLAIPIFIAGIMKYGERVLVLWLASSNKFRESANEERKLLREQLDNKIPRDDFDNMDATRCDRVLEFDRIRPEAKHLHEAHFLFRTLKLLYGDYLVTYPTHMSSYNILKRKSAAKAFELIGVELGFMFDVLFTKAMTGVGWRPRLFLRSINFLLSASALLAFWIMARNSKAYSEIDITISYLLLGGAIVLDIYSVIWMLLSDWTMLWLSKKREPLAKSICQFIYSSRWLSSLIHKKRWKESMNQHAIHKHNEQSGPMGNLISKGHNFRRWKEDVDGYLKELIFERLLDMRSRYSRPDGQRMILAERGDHALGNYNRCSEKFGWSVVDIDFHESFLLWHIATWFCHVGHTESPLVKVSRSLASYMLYLRSDMPFMLPKEMGEAKYMSTSVEATFQVEEGQTEGSVLSDGRSLASALDLLETEDGWSDETKWEMISQVWVEMLTFAAIHCGWKEHAKALSQGGELLTFVAVLMSHLGINEQCIYK